The nucleotide sequence AGGCTGAAAGAGAAAAGAGAGCGAAAATACTTGAAGCTCAAGCCACAAGAGAATCTGCAATACTTGTTGCTGAAGGGGAAAAACAATCTGCTATCTTAAGAGCTGAAGCTGAAAAAGAAGTAAAAATTAAAGAAGCTGAAGGTAAGGCTCAAGCAATACTTGAAATTCAAAAAGCTGAGGCTGAAGCTATAAAACTATTAAATGAAGCTAAACCTGCTAAAGAAATTCTAGCATTAAAATCTTTTGAAACATTTGAAAAAGTTGCTGATGGTAAATCTACTAAGATACTTATTCCAAGTGAAATTCAAAACTTAGCTGGTTTTATGCAAACTATAAAAGAAATTAATTAAATTTTTAGAAAACTGTATCTTTGTTTTAAAAATAAAATAAAAGATACAGTTTTTTTGTTTCTTATTTTTTTAAAATATTATATAATAGTATAAATTACATTTTTATTTTTGGAGGGACTTATGTTAGAAGAGCTAATAAAAGAATTTAAAGAAATTTTCAAATACGATGGAGAAGTGGAAACATTTTTTTCACCAGGTAGAGTAAACTTAATTGGTGAACACACAGACTATAATGGTGGTTTTGTTTTTCCTTGTGCATTAGATTTTGGAACTTATGCTGTTGTTAAAAAAAGAGAAGATAATACTTTTAGAATGTATTCTAAAAACTTTAAAAATTTAGGAACTATTGAATTTAATCTAGATAACTTAGTTTATAATAAAAAAGATAACTGGGCTAACTATCCTAAAGGAGTTGTTAAAACTTTCTTAGATAAAGCTTATAAAATAGACAGTGGTTTTGATGTATTATTCTATGGAAATATTCCAAATGGTGCTGGACTTTCTTCTTCAGCTTCTATAGAAGTTTTAACGGCCGTTATACTTAAAGACTTATTCAAACTTGATGTTGATATGGTTGAAATGGTTAAAATGTGCCAAGTAGCAGAAAATAAATTCATTGGAGTAAACTCAGGAATTATGGATCAATTTGCAGTTGGTATGGGTAAAAAAGACCATGCTATTTTACTAGATTGTAATACTTTAAAGTTTGAATATGTTCCTGTAAAATTAAAAAATATGTCTATTGTTATCGCTAACACAAATAAAAAAAGAGGTTTAGCAGATTCTAAATACAATGAAAGAAGAAGTTCTTGTGAAGAAGCTGTTAAAATTTTAAATGACAATGGAGTTAATATAAAATATCTAGGTGAGCTAACAGTTGCTGAATTCGATAAAGTTAAGCACTTTATAACAGATGAAGAACAACTAAAAAGAGCAACTCACGCTGTTAGTGAAAATGAAAGAGCAAAAGTTGCAGTTGAATTTTTGAAAAAAGATGATATTGCAGAATTTGGGAAATTAATGAATCAATCTCAT is from Fusobacterium periodonticum ATCC 33693 and encodes:
- a CDS encoding galactokinase, producing the protein MLEELIKEFKEIFKYDGEVETFFSPGRVNLIGEHTDYNGGFVFPCALDFGTYAVVKKREDNTFRMYSKNFKNLGTIEFNLDNLVYNKKDNWANYPKGVVKTFLDKAYKIDSGFDVLFYGNIPNGAGLSSSASIEVLTAVILKDLFKLDVDMVEMVKMCQVAENKFIGVNSGIMDQFAVGMGKKDHAILLDCNTLKFEYVPVKLKNMSIVIANTNKKRGLADSKYNERRSSCEEAVKILNDNGVNIKYLGELTVAEFDKVKHFITDEEQLKRATHAVSENERAKVAVEFLKKDDIAEFGKLMNQSHISLRDDYEVTGIELDSLIEAAWEEEGTVGSRMTGAGFGGCTVSIVENEHVENFIKNVEKKYKEKTGLRATFYIANIGDGAGKI